Proteins encoded together in one Neobacillus sp. FSL H8-0543 window:
- a CDS encoding LysM peptidoglycan-binding domain-containing protein: MQLFYTVRSGDTLSQIAKRWELPVDSLIAANNIAPPYTIYIGQQLSVPPGVDVIRVMPGDSVYKIAQYFGVQQSLIIETNQLQHPYTLLVGQLLKVPPGNPYYIVQPETHFTI; encoded by the coding sequence ATGCAACTTTTTTATACGGTCCGTTCTGGTGATACGCTGAGTCAAATTGCGAAGCGTTGGGAGCTTCCGGTCGATTCGCTTATTGCTGCAAACAATATAGCACCACCCTACACGATTTATATTGGTCAGCAGCTTTCTGTTCCACCAGGTGTTGATGTCATTCGTGTAATGCCAGGTGATTCGGTCTATAAAATTGCCCAATACTTTGGTGTTCAACAATCCCTTATTATCGAAACAAACCAACTTCAGCACCCATATACTTTACTGGTTGGACAGCTACTAAAAGTTCCTCCAGGAAATCCCTACTATATCGTACAACCTGAGACACACTTTACCATCTAG
- the sda gene encoding sporulation histidine kinase inhibitor Sda has translation MSNKEVEDSYVRAVDLKLDKDFICMLEEELSRRGIDLEQVKGIV, from the coding sequence ATGAGCAACAAAGAAGTAGAAGATTCATATGTTCGTGCAGTAGATTTGAAGTTAGACAAGGATTTTATATGTATGCTAGAAGAGGAATTAAGTCGGAGAGGAATTGATTTAGAACAGGTAAAAGGTATAGTGTAA
- a CDS encoding peptidase M56 yields the protein MSATPIRKTYTNTAFNIQFQYPGHWQKVKDERYEGHDGFFQISAIFSEESMNEVCQNEAFHQLIPYGTGPQIIHTHIQAQEACYIYPSADQPPEMKGQSALIVRYPQSIQIDGTTYNYFILWADKNHIDEISSTIRFLT from the coding sequence ATGTCTGCTACTCCCATAAGAAAGACCTATACCAACACAGCCTTCAACATTCAATTTCAATATCCGGGGCATTGGCAAAAAGTAAAAGATGAGAGGTATGAAGGCCATGATGGTTTTTTCCAAATTTCAGCAATATTTTCAGAAGAATCGATGAACGAAGTCTGCCAAAATGAAGCGTTCCACCAACTAATACCGTACGGAACCGGACCACAAATCATTCATACACATATTCAAGCCCAAGAGGCATGCTATATTTATCCGTCGGCTGACCAACCACCTGAAATGAAAGGTCAATCCGCACTAATTGTCCGCTATCCACAGTCCATACAAATCGATGGGACAACTTACAACTATTTTATTTTGTGGGCCGATAAAAATCATATTGATGAAATCAGCTCAACGATCAGGTTTTTGACGTAA
- a CDS encoding SDR family oxidoreductase, translated as MKLLVTGATGKLGTKVVDTLLKTVPAEQLAVSVRNPEKAEGLRARGVEVRQGDFDQPQTLDTAFAGIDRLLIISADGDNETRIRQHTDAVAAANRAGVKFIAYTSLANATESKNLMAPPHVATEAAIIKTGIPYSFLRNNWYLENEIGSIQGVLAGAPWVTSAGAGKVGWALQQDYADAAAAVLSGNGHENTVYELSGTLLTQEELVTALGHVLGKEIPVQQVNDETYAEIMKGLGLPDFVIPIVVGIQESIRNGSLAVGSNDFEKVLGRPVTPISEALEQIVKEISSL; from the coding sequence ATGAAACTATTAGTTACAGGAGCAACTGGGAAATTAGGAACGAAAGTTGTGGATACTTTATTGAAAACTGTACCAGCAGAACAACTGGCTGTAAGTGTTCGCAACCCTGAGAAAGCGGAAGGACTGCGGGCTCGTGGAGTAGAAGTTCGCCAGGGAGATTTTGACCAGCCGCAAACCTTGGATACTGCTTTTGCAGGAATCGATCGCTTATTAATTATTTCTGCCGATGGAGACAATGAGACAAGAATTCGTCAACATACCGATGCTGTCGCAGCAGCTAATCGTGCAGGAGTTAAATTCATCGCTTATACAAGCTTAGCAAATGCAACAGAAAGCAAAAATTTAATGGCTCCGCCTCATGTTGCGACAGAGGCAGCCATTATTAAGACTGGTATCCCATATTCTTTCTTGCGTAACAATTGGTATTTGGAAAACGAAATTGGAAGCATTCAGGGTGTCTTGGCAGGTGCGCCGTGGGTTACTTCCGCCGGTGCAGGTAAGGTAGGCTGGGCACTGCAACAGGATTATGCAGATGCAGCAGCAGCTGTTCTTTCGGGTAATGGTCACGAAAATACAGTATATGAACTTTCAGGCACACTTTTAACCCAAGAAGAATTAGTAACAGCTCTTGGTCATGTTTTGGGTAAAGAAATACCTGTACAACAAGTCAATGACGAGACATATGCTGAGATTATGAAAGGTTTAGGTTTGCCTGATTTTGTGATTCCAATTGTTGTTGGGATTCAGGAAAGCATTCGAAACGGTTCATTAGCAGTTGGAAGCAATGATTTTGAGAAAGTTCTCGGTCGTCCAGTTACACCAATTAGCGAAGCACTTGAACAAATTGTTAAAGAAATCTCTTCATTGTAA
- a CDS encoding GreA/GreB family elongation factor, whose amino-acid sequence MNHSIQQRKDYFNQQLVYIDENIKELTDLYVSSTPVLDRIKHFFTLYSLEVEDLLKNNQRKGTFPYFPKVYIGTKVTVLYDEDNETEDYVICFPEQSDPDKGFISFLSPVGRQVLLKNLGDKVALKIPTGDLWVTIKEISFVGHLLDVTTNTKEA is encoded by the coding sequence ATGAACCATAGTATCCAACAAAGGAAGGACTACTTCAATCAGCAGCTGGTTTATATTGATGAAAATATTAAAGAGTTAACTGACCTATATGTCTCATCAACTCCGGTACTAGACCGAATAAAGCACTTTTTTACTTTATACTCTCTTGAAGTTGAGGACCTATTGAAGAATAATCAAAGAAAAGGCACTTTTCCTTATTTTCCGAAAGTGTATATTGGGACAAAGGTAACAGTTTTATACGATGAGGATAATGAAACAGAAGATTATGTTATTTGTTTCCCTGAACAGTCAGATCCTGATAAAGGCTTTATCTCCTTTTTATCACCAGTAGGAAGGCAGGTACTTCTTAAGAATCTAGGTGATAAAGTGGCGTTAAAAATTCCAACAGGCGACCTTTGGGTTACAATTAAGGAAATTTCATTTGTTGGTCATCTTTTAGACGTAACAACAAATACAAAAGAGGCATGA